In Parasegetibacter sp. NRK P23, the genomic stretch AAACGATTGCTCCGGTAAAAAAACTAATGCCCTGGCGAAACTGGTGGGCCGCCGCCTTGTTGTTGCTCGCTGTGGGATTCGGAATTTACCATAAGCTGCATACAGCCGGCAATGCTACGGTAAAGGAAACCATCGTAAAAAATGATATTTTACCCGGTTCTAATGGCGCTATCCTCACGTTAGCCGATGGAACTCAGGTATTGCTGGACACGATTGCCAATGGTACCATTCAACTCCAGGGCGGTATAGCGGCGAGGGTCGTAAATGGAACACTGCTTTATGAAGCGCAGGATGGCCCGGCGCAATGGAACACCATCACAACCCCCGCGGCCAGGCAGTTCCAGCTCATCCTTCCTGATGGTACAAAAGCGTGGTTGAACGCGCAAAGCGCCATTCGGTACCCGACCGCTTTTTCAGGTAATGAACGCAGGGTGGAAGTTTCCGGTGAAGTTTATCTGGAAGTGAGCCATGATAAAACCAGGCCATTCCTCGTACAAGTCAACAACAGCGCGGTTGTTGAAGTGCTGGGCACCCGGTTCAATATAAACGCATACACCAATGAAGATGCTGTACGGACGACACTTCTGGAAGGTAGTGTAGCGGTGCGCGAAGCGTCAACAGGTAAAGGCGACAATCAGCCGGCAATGCTTGAACCCGGCGAACAGGCCATCGCACCGCATATTCCTTCGGGCAAACCACTGTCCGTTCTGCCTGTGGATACTGAAAAAGTAATCGCCTGGAAAAACGGGATGTTCAATTTTGAAGGGATGGGATTGCAGGAAACCATGCGGCAACTGGAACGGTGGTACAATATCCAGGTGGTATATGAAGGCACCCCGCCGGTGATGCAGTTTTTCGGGAAGATAGAAAGAAACACGCCCCTGTCGGCTGTTCTGGAGGCCCTGAAAGGATTCGGACTAAATTGTAAAATGGAAAATCAAACACTGCTGATCAGCAGATAACTATTAATTAACCCCTCAATCCATTAGTCAGCATGAGAAGATAACCGTAAACAGCCTAACCAGAACCCAACAAGAAAAGGCCTGTACAAAAAAACCGGAAGGGCTTGGACACACTTCCGGCTTAAAAGTTTGGCAGGTCGTAATTAGACTAACGTTTCAACCAAACACTGCAATTTATGCAAAAAACTGCTAATTGTGGCCGGACTTCCCGTGCGGCAAACGCCCGAAGTCACCGGCTGAATCAAACGCTGCGAATTATGAGATTGTCCGGTTTCATCCTCTTACTGATTTGTCTGCACTTCTCGGCCGTGAGCGCCTCGCAATCGATCACGCTCTCGGGCAGGCACATGACGGTGCGGCAGATACTTGCCGCCGTGGAAAAACAAACAGGGTACAACGTTTGGGGAACTTCAGACTTCCTGAAAAGATCCAGGCAAATGAACATTAACGTGCAAAACATGCCGTTGGCCACGTTCCTTGAAATGGTGACCCGCTCCCAGCCGTTCACGTACAAACTGGTAAACAAAACCATCGTACTGTCTGAAAAGCAGGTGATGTCCTCCGAGCCGGATTCCACCCAACATGAAATTGTATACAACATCACCATCTCCGGAAGGGTATTGAACGCTGAAACCAAGGAAGGCATTCAGGCAGCCTCGGTTACCGTAAAACAACATGCCGGTGGCGCTTCCTCCGATTCAAGCGGTTTCTTTCAACTGGAAGACGTTCCTGAAAACGCCACCCTGGTGATCACCAGTGTTGGCTATGCGAAAATGGAAGTGAGTCTTTCGGTTATCGCGAAATTGCGCACAGCAGAAAAACTCACACAGGGCGCTGGTTACATCATAAAAAATACCAGCGGCGCCATAGATATTTACCTGGAGCCGGCCAAACCCGTACTGGACGAAGTAGTGATCAATACAGGGATATCCAAAAGAGACAAGAACAGTTTTACCGGCGCCGCGGCCGTGTATACCGGGGAACAACTCAAAACAATCGGCAACCGCAACATCCTCGAAAGTTTGCGCAGCCTGGATCCCGCGTTCATCAAAATCGAGAACAATTTACAGGGCTCTAACCCCAACGCCACAGCTAATTTTGAGATTCGCGGACAAACCAGCGTTAACATCAACTCCTTAAACGACCAGTTCCGCAACGACCCCAACCAACCACTGTTCATACTCGATGGCTTCGAGGCTACCATACAGGCCATCTCTGATCTTGACATGAACAGGGTGGCCAGCATCACCATCCTGAAAGATGCGGCCTCTACCGCCCTGTATGGCTCCAAGGCCGCCAACGGCGTGATTGTAGTGGAAACAAAACGCCCTGTTGGGGGGAAACTGCAACTGAACTATATCAGCGACCTTACGATTGAAATGCCTGACCTCAGCAGTTTCAACCTCATGAATGGCGCGGAGAAACTGGAATATGAATTCCTGCAGGGAGCCCTTTACGCACAGGGCGGCAACTTTCAGTGGAACAACGAATTGCGTTACAATGCCCGTCTGGCGGAAGTAAAACGCGGGGTGAACACCTACTGGATCAGCGAACCTGTAAGAACCGGCGTATCTCAGCGCCATTCGCTTCAGATGACTGGCGGCAGCAACGAACTTATTTTTAACCTGGCCGCATCCTACGGCAATCAACTGGGGGTAATGAAAGGCTCAGGCAGGGAAACCTGGGGCGGCAACATCGGAATCACCTACAGAAAAGGCAACCTCAACATCAACAACCTGCTTTCCTTATCCGGAGCGAAAGGAACAGAATCTCCTTATGGCAGCTTCTCCACCTACGCAAACGCGATTCCTTATTACCGCAAAAGAAATGAGGATGGCAGCATTCCCAAATACCTGGACCCCGTTTTTGATCCTTCCATTGTTAACCCGCTTTACAACGCTTCATTAGGCGGCATCAATGAAAAGAAAGATTTCACCTTTTTCAACAACCTGAGCGCCGTATATACGCTTTCCAGAACCTTGCGCATACAGGCAGGACTTCAGGTGATGAGCGGCGGATCCACCGCGGTACGCTTTATACCACCGGATCATTCTCAGTTCGACAACGTAGAGTTAAGGCAGAAAGGCAGTTACACGAATACAAGGAACGAAAACAACTCTTACAGCTCTAACCTGATGTTGTCTTACGGTGAAACGATCGGCAAAAGCAGGGTGAGCGCCAGTGTGCGTGGCGATCTCCGTTCCTTAAATGGAACACTTATAGGATTATCCGCGGTAGGATTTCCTTACGGTACTGATGGGAACCCACTTTACGCTTACAGCTACGCACCTTCCAGCGCACCAACGGCCGGCAATACCAGGACACGCAGCGCAGGCGTACTCGCAAGCATGAACTACGCCTGGGACAGGCGCTTCCTGATTGACGCGGTATACCGCATTGACGGCGCCAGCGTTTTCGGCACCAATCATACCTTCAAACCCTTCCTTTCCGGCGGCCTGGGCTGGAACCTGAACGAGGAAAAACAACTGCGCGGCAGCAGGTTCATCAACCTGTTGAAACTGCGTGCAAACGCCGGTTTCACAGGCAATGAAAACCTCGGGCAATTCAGTTCCATTTCTATTTATAATTACCAGACCGGCAGCAACAACAACTTCGGGCAGGGCATTACACTCTCCTCGCTGGGTAACCCATCACTCGACTGGCAGAAAACACTCCAGTTAAGTTACGGACTTGATTTCAGCATCTGGGATAACCGCGTGAGCGGCTACCTGGAATACTTCGATAAAAGGACCGACCCGCTGGTGATTTCCGCTGAAGGCACCCTTCCGGCTTCCACGGGTACCGGATCGAACTTCGTGATGAACATAGGCGAACTCCACACGAAGGGATTAAACTTTAACGTCCGGGTGCTCCCGGTGAACAATGTCGCCAAACGCATCATCTGGTCGGTGGGTGTAATGGGCAGCAATTACTTCAGTGAATTCCAGGGATTGGGTAATAGTCTTGCAAAACTGAACGAAAGCCAAACCTCCAACAAAGGACTACAGCGCTACCTGGATGGTTACAGCCCGCAAGACCTCTGGGCCGTAGTATCTAAAGGCGTGGATCCCGCGAGCGGACAGGAACTGTTCCTTAAAAAAGATGGCACGCTCACTTTTACCTACAGTACGGACGATATTGTGAAAGTCGGCAATTCCCGTCCCACAATAGAAGGCGGCATCAACACTTCATTTACCTATAAGGAGTTCACCTTTGGCGCGGTAATGCGTTACAGGATGGGGGGATACGTATTCAACAACGCCCTGTATTCAAAGGTCGAGAATATCGGCATACTGGAACGCAGAAACGTGGACCGCAGGGCATTGTACGACCGGTGGAAACAACCGGGCGACCTGACGCAGTTCACAGCCATCAGCAGCAGGTCCAGTAACCTCTCCTCACGCTTCATCCAGAAAGATTCACACCTCGTGGGAGAAAGCATCAACATGAGCTGGCGCTCGGCAGCGCCCTGGGTAAAGCAACTCAGGCTGCAGATGATTACCGTTACCGGTTACCTGAACGACATCTTCAGGCTCGAGAAAATACGTTCGGAACGGGGCATAGAGTATCCTTACGCACGTACGGCGGGCCTTAGTGTCAATCTTTCTTTCTAACACCAAAACCGACTTTACCATGTACACAAAATACATCATAGCGTTTCTTCTGGCAGGTAGCATAGCGGGTACCGGCTGCAAGAAATACCTCCAGATACAGCCTGAAGGCGCCTATACCGAAGAACAGGTATTCGCCAACGCCATGGCTGCACAGCAGGCGCTGAACGGCCTATACATAGATATGGCGCACAACGACCTTTACGGCGCGGCGCTCACCCAAACCTATGTGGAGTTGATGGCGCAACGCTACCGGACAAGATCAAGCGCACTCAACAATTACGCGTATTTCCAGGGGTACCAGTACACGGCGCCCCAGGCCTTGCCCGTATTTGATGGCATCTGGAAAAAAGCATACGGCACCATCCTGGCCACAAATGTGTTCCTCGGAAACATTGATAAAGCCATGGCCGCGAAACGTTTTCCGGAGGCGGAAGCGAAACTGATGCAGGGAGAGGCGCTGGCGGCAAGAGCCATGCTTCACTTCGATATGCTCCGCTTGTTCGGACCCGGCTACAGCCAGGGGAACGCCCAACCGGCTATCCCCTACTACACTAACGGTGACGGGAAATCGCAACCCATC encodes the following:
- a CDS encoding FecR family protein — translated: MEHENPRIAQLYGKWMDRSASEQEMEELFSLLKESGLESGQYNPLLKENWDNTMQSPPPFEERHRKMVETILEKYPGNTETIAPVKKLMPWRNWWAAALLLLAVGFGIYHKLHTAGNATVKETIVKNDILPGSNGAILTLADGTQVLLDTIANGTIQLQGGIAARVVNGTLLYEAQDGPAQWNTITTPAARQFQLILPDGTKAWLNAQSAIRYPTAFSGNERRVEVSGEVYLEVSHDKTRPFLVQVNNSAVVEVLGTRFNINAYTNEDAVRTTLLEGSVAVREASTGKGDNQPAMLEPGEQAIAPHIPSGKPLSVLPVDTEKVIAWKNGMFNFEGMGLQETMRQLERWYNIQVVYEGTPPVMQFFGKIERNTPLSAVLEALKGFGLNCKMENQTLLISR
- a CDS encoding SusC/RagA family TonB-linked outer membrane protein, translating into MRLSGFILLLICLHFSAVSASQSITLSGRHMTVRQILAAVEKQTGYNVWGTSDFLKRSRQMNINVQNMPLATFLEMVTRSQPFTYKLVNKTIVLSEKQVMSSEPDSTQHEIVYNITISGRVLNAETKEGIQAASVTVKQHAGGASSDSSGFFQLEDVPENATLVITSVGYAKMEVSLSVIAKLRTAEKLTQGAGYIIKNTSGAIDIYLEPAKPVLDEVVINTGISKRDKNSFTGAAAVYTGEQLKTIGNRNILESLRSLDPAFIKIENNLQGSNPNATANFEIRGQTSVNINSLNDQFRNDPNQPLFILDGFEATIQAISDLDMNRVASITILKDAASTALYGSKAANGVIVVETKRPVGGKLQLNYISDLTIEMPDLSSFNLMNGAEKLEYEFLQGALYAQGGNFQWNNELRYNARLAEVKRGVNTYWISEPVRTGVSQRHSLQMTGGSNELIFNLAASYGNQLGVMKGSGRETWGGNIGITYRKGNLNINNLLSLSGAKGTESPYGSFSTYANAIPYYRKRNEDGSIPKYLDPVFDPSIVNPLYNASLGGINEKKDFTFFNNLSAVYTLSRTLRIQAGLQVMSGGSTAVRFIPPDHSQFDNVELRQKGSYTNTRNENNSYSSNLMLSYGETIGKSRVSASVRGDLRSLNGTLIGLSAVGFPYGTDGNPLYAYSYAPSSAPTAGNTRTRSAGVLASMNYAWDRRFLIDAVYRIDGASVFGTNHTFKPFLSGGLGWNLNEEKQLRGSRFINLLKLRANAGFTGNENLGQFSSISIYNYQTGSNNNFGQGITLSSLGNPSLDWQKTLQLSYGLDFSIWDNRVSGYLEYFDKRTDPLVISAEGTLPASTGTGSNFVMNIGELHTKGLNFNVRVLPVNNVAKRIIWSVGVMGSNYFSEFQGLGNSLAKLNESQTSNKGLQRYLDGYSPQDLWAVVSKGVDPASGQELFLKKDGTLTFTYSTDDIVKVGNSRPTIEGGINTSFTYKEFTFGAVMRYRMGGYVFNNALYSKVENIGILERRNVDRRALYDRWKQPGDLTQFTAISSRSSNLSSRFIQKDSHLVGESINMSWRSAAPWVKQLRLQMITVTGYLNDIFRLEKIRSERGIEYPYARTAGLSVNLSF